The genomic segment acccttgcgcgtccgtccgcaaaggtcagcctccccgaagcctcccattgtcccttaggaccaacaaaagagagaacgggttaaagagaacgcctcaaacgggatccacaagcaaacatgtccgaaaaacacttcatagacaaagcaaattacaaacagactttacaagctctgaacagtggcacaacaaagggtaaaatggtccattacataccgaaaagctctcgcgcgtgtctacatgacacaacctttatttacaagcctaaagaggccaccaacccaactaaaatgggacttataagccttcggctgcccctttacattctgtacaaggcatgaacatgccaaacgacacggacatacataagcattacatcaaacaccttgtttagaagtttgtccgtgacattctcccccacttatcccttcgacgtcctcgtcgaagcctttgtgaacactgcaactcttcacctttgttgagtcttcaatattCTGctttagctgcaatgcgcctcctggctccctgtTGCTCTCCGCTGCGGTTtctaagtagtcgaacctttgatccgccatgctgcttcaactcaccaatgactcttgactctggtgtggggttggctgagttgtgttgatcattgttgattcttacggatcccccaaatgaaggaaaaagaccatccttactgcgccagtctctcaaaatttccacatgctgcttgaactgggtggatacttgttggagctttaacgagcatcgcctcgcaaacttctgaagttttgggtccttcctccacaaaatctgctcattgactcttctttcagttagttgtcacatccaagtaggttcgcatcacttccactttcgattggcatttcgttgggaaatgaggcggacaatctactctcagtagcactgatcaccgttggtgaggatttgacaactattgtcttccattatcttcgaagggtctttgaacttgtgcagagctcctctgctatatagataagagaactggggtactcggtttcgcccattctcttaagagttgagaaggcaaaggttacttgacttcgcccgcctcctcgaggttgtacttcatgcatcgagctggttactggtcttcgcctgctctttgctcacacttctgaagcacttgaagtgtttgcactccttgcgttgagttagctactgtgattcaccttctcaatgccatggaacttctggaatgcaggaagttttcaccccaacttggagtaattctctgatagatgaggtcgcctctaggattgtaccgtcttctccatcaaccctgccgcctactacactgagtagcaaaggtacagcaccgcgtactgcttgcttcgttccttggtcgtgcactcttgcatgacccgaagtccttcacttacggccatcttgatgagaaacttgttgacaccggtcttacgaagtttcttggcctctgcccttcagccttgtctcggtacttggagattgcctctgcatgctccacctcctcggcccctttcacgaccaagcgctctccctccatgagagcaagggatcaatgactttgacggaagtcccgcctctgcggtaccatggcgctgccatgcccatggccctactatccgtcgcctcgcatctacatcccttttcttcacaatcagtagatatgccttcgtgacactcctctgagtccacctccattctcactgattgcttgattttgggtagctaagtccctctggacttgtcgtcgcttcctcgcccctttcgacctcctgcttcaacacctctgtgttctccaagcagtctgtttgttcgatggaaagacagactgcaactcccatgcatggcctctgccatcacattgtagggtttgcaccgattctgttctccttagcttccttggtagcaacgttcgcttactcgaccttgtcctctgacttgtcgggctcccttaagcgaatatgagctctggagcagtccaactctccagctgcttcgatcatacctctacatgatcaagtccctctcatgggactcactggtacttgcattcgaacttttcccttggtggaacccagcccccatatgctgatgaccaaggttttcatccgatgcaaaattcggtgcacgcccggaagacccgcctctgcggtaccatggccttcactccttgaatccatagcccttcttgccgtcgtgttgttcaccaaagcggagctcccagtagctcccgatcatacctccatatgatctagtccctcccgggactctgtcgtgtgtatcgcattgccacgaactgtcccaccacgatccgctgcaccatgtcgcctcctggtgacatctccattgcattctgatccttgtggaataaactcgaattgtgaaccctccatgtgtggcctctgccaatacatcgcagggtctcctccaccttcgattttgttcgctcctttggcaatcgaccttcatccacccactcttgggtcacacctagatggagcaccgctctaggacagtccgtcgcctagaagctcccgaagtccaccgacttcgctgtaaattgtgcaccattgcctggatcctgggcctctgcccctaccagcacaatctccgctgcgcaccgcttccttcatagcaactcgaatggcaacactgtggcatattcttcaagagtacccgcctctgcatcctcttgccccgtgctaaggccttctgaactcaacttcgcctccgcaaatcgagtcgccttagttcctccatcaaatgctcctccgagataaggtgcatgtgccccgaagctcccttcgtctttggcaccatgcaagatgagtctgctccgtcagaatgaaggacccatggaacaacatgatcttactcttgcctctgcaagagttcatgtccttgacctctgtctaaggaaagcactgtgcctctgctccatgttccaacttctatgctggctcccttcaagcggcttgagtacttcgccaagttacccccaagttgctccgctcctcatttttttttttttgcattgagttgatggtggccctcacgcccaccattccacgggtcagccctcccttgagtccgatctccatatcgactctaagtgtgccttcatttaagttgcttcaggtcgctcccccacttgatctcgcaatgcatctgctagtcataggtgcccagcaagccaatcacgtgagtgatggcacgtgtgacttgatacagaatctttttgcttattatattttggcatatatcactttataactattgcataaatgcatatatattgtgatgtccttggatttgtgcaatgggaatcggatcgtgatgagatcacgataatgagatcgattcacctttaaacacatatcctaaataatcccggtcataggttactcgagagggacatcgtgataaccggatagactggtgtgctgtatacccgtccatatgatggatgcagctggtctcatagctgctcgtgtagggacactagggatacagtacaggtgctcattggagaatgagttcactgattgatccgcttacggaatgctggatggttgatgatgccttattgtcagacagcgattccatagtcctagtggtgtatctggtccttagacttgagacaccaaggatgtcctgtatgagtgctccactctttgataccagacttataggtttgactgttctcagatctagtacagctggtcattgggagtggtagtcgaccttacgagggctattgagtgtcgacagaggatcatccactctcggcgtcatgagaggaatatcctatgtgttcttgctcagacaaatccctggccagggtcattcgggttgagagagaaagagttctccgggagaatccgattagagcgagactcgagtagaaaccgtatgggtctgacagcaccatgctcgatatacggtctctgggatattagatggatgagggactataggtacatggtaactgaggacagacaggtccaatggattggattcccctgtatcgtctggggactacggcgtagtggcctagtacttccgtagtcgatgagtcgagtgaattattacagagataataattcactaagttagaaggagttctgacaggtatgactcacggccagctcgatattgggcctagagggtcacacacatatggtaggcattgcgatgagtagaggttcggatatgagatatccgacggagcccttgtcttattggatgcagatccaatacccactagggaaaggacccattagggttttgacacgggatctctataaataggagggattcacagcctcataggctagagtctttgcttgcccttcctattctcctctccctctccacctcagagtaggcctggagttttgaggagcgtcgtcgcaaccctgctgtgtggatcaccgctagagaggaggacgcttgacctccttcaccctctcctaaggatctgcaaggaaacagggatatacgatctccctaggtaacacaatctctatacgcagttttgtgtttttgcggatttttgcgcaccaatcttcgcacgacgacgaacatctttttgggaatcggggatttttgttttcttgttcttccgctgcgcatatgatgtcgccccccaatgatttcccaacagcatccacccatgcattctctcgagcgagatcatgtgacaactcctcgctgcttgctcggtccattgagcttcgtggagttgttgtttgtgaggtactcctcctcaacatgtgaagtccgtctcacatgattctccctctggagagccgagacttatccctcctggataactgtcccgttggagcaacatctctcttcgtttcggagaccaccatccccttggactactccgatctgctgaacaaactgtgcattgttctgcctcttgcaaacgcacttgctagattgcgcctccacgtcaatacagccaccgctgcacccctccaggcctagcaacatgctgaactcgttgcacacttcagcctcctccggacgtatccttcgcatgccgaagagaaagtttcaatgctccatggcgctgagtctcggtcgccttgggatggccacgaacaatccatcgtccgcatacaagcccatgcatgagtaccgaattcttcgagttagcaattcccctcacctctgtgagctttgcacaactctttcggtcactgagcaactcattccactttgcatggtctcgtccttttgccaagcgcctcgcttgccttgagcaccatcaagtaaagttgtcaacgttgagccgtagctcaaactcagccatcccaacctttgtgcgctccagattcttccaagcttgcctgttctcatggtgcctcgtgcgcgaagggttggccattcctctgaatgccaatctcagatgcccgctcctctgagcgactcttttccctacatctccatacccgttttccctcaaacggtcgcgcatgtgctgactgccctcaacgcagccccgctaggtcccccacgtttgcatgtcaagtgtttctatgagtgcttgtcccgctctgataccatatgacacggacttagctggttttgcctaagtcgtgcggcacccttgcgcgtccgtccgcaaaggtcagcctccccgaagcctcccattgtcccttaggaccaacaaaagagagaacgggttaaagagaacgcctcaaacgggatccacaagcaaacatgtccgaaaaacacttcatagacaaagcaaattacaaacagactttacaagctctgaacagtggcacaacaaagggtaaaatggtccattacataccgaaaagctctcgcacgtgtctacatgacacaacctttatttacaagcctaaagaggccaccaacccaactaaaatgggacttataagccttcggctgcccctttacattctgtacaaggcatgaacatgccaaacgacacggacataagcattacatcaaacaccttgtttagaagtttgtccgtgacactacggcgcctctgcccgtgggctgccaaccccgccaacagcaagcctgctgcaagcagaccgccggccggctgctgcaagcacagcgcttgcgcatgcgccggcgctgtgctgcctggctgcggctgcggctgccactgcaggtggctgcaggcatgcagatcgagggcagcaactgttgctgcccttcctcgcttttgcgtcaacgattttgacgtcaaaattcttcctaaacacaacacacgcagttcaaaaccaatcattcgcacgaacaacctggctctgataccactgttgggaaatcatggggggcgacatcatatgtgcagcggaagaacaagaaaacaaaaatccccgattcccaaaaagatgttcgtcgtcgtgcgaagattggtgcgcaaaaaatccgcaaaacacaaaactgcgtatagagattgtgttacctatggagatcgtatatccatgtttccttgcagatccttaggagagggtgaaggaggtcaagcgtcctcctctctagcggtgatccacacagcagggttgcgacgacgctcctcaaaactccaggcctactctgaggtggagagggagaggagaataggaagggcaagcaaagactctagcctatgaggttgtgaatttctcctatttatagagatcccgtgtcaaaccctaatgggtccttccctagtgggtattggatctgcatccaataagacaagagctccatcggatatctcatatccgaacctctactcatcgcaatgcctaccatatgtgtgtgactctctaggcccaatatcgagctggtcgtgagtcatacctgttagaactccttctaactcagtgaattattatctctgtaataattcactcgactcatcgactacggacgtactaggccactacgccgtagtccccaaacgatacaggggaatccaatccattggacctgtctgtcctcagttaccatgtacctatagtccctcatccatctaatatcccagagaccgtatatcgagcatggtgctgtcagacccatacggtttctactcaagtctcgctctaatcggattctcccggagaactctttctctctcaacccgaatgaccctggccagggatttgtctgagcaagaacacatgagatattcctctcatgacgccgagagtggatgatcctctgtcgacactcaatagccctcgtaaggtcgactaccactcccaatgaccagctgtactagatctgggacagccaaacctataagtctggtatcaaagagtggagcactcatacaggacatccttggtgtctcaagtctaaggaccagatacaccactaggactacggaatcgctgtctgacaataaggcatcatcaaccatccagcattccgtaagcggatcaatcagtgaactcattctccaatgagcgcctgcactgtatccctagtgtccctacacgagcagctatgagaccagctgcatccatcatatggacgggtatacagcacaccagtctatccggttatcacgatgtccctctcgagtaacctatgaccgggattatttaggatatgtgtttaaaggtgaatcgatctcattatcgtgatctcatcacgatccgattcccattgcacaaatctaaggacatcacaatatatatatatgcatttatgcaatagttataaagtgatatatgccaaaatataataagcaaaaagattctgtatcaagtcacacgtgccatcactcacgtgattggcttgctgggcacctatgactagcacaagtaTACTCCCAAGACTTTGTTGGCTCGCAGTGATCTGCTCGCGGTACTTACAGGGTGTGGTTCGTCGACTAAAAAAAGTTTAGAGTCATCCTGAGGTGTACCTTGTCCTAAACAGGTGATACTTTGCGTCGTCCCAAGATGTTCCCTAGATGTGCTAGATTCTTACACATTTGGTCAATGTTGGGGGACTTTCCGacttgacccctccgacgattaagtcaGAGGGGGTCTAAAAGGGCTCAGGAGATTTTTCTATGGTTTTTCTCCTTCCCCCGACTAGTTTCAGGGTTCGATTGTTATACCCGATTTGTCGGCAAAGGGTGGCTAGTTGCTTATTCCCCTCTCTTTAGCTTTTCATACCATCGGGAGTTCATTTACATTGAAAGCTAATGAATGCAACATTAGAGAAGTACATCCAGAGGCGTGTCGTTTATCATGGTAGGGGCATATCCAAAACGGACATGAGATGAGGATCAACGTCAAGTGCCTGAAAAGTTAGTTTATGTCGTCAAGAATTAATACTCCCTACGATTAATCATATGACCCCCTTCGAAATCATGGCTAAGGTCGACATAGCACTGGAGACTCGTGATCAGGGGAAAGTTGAGAGGTCTGATGGTATGATCAAGGGAAAATTGAGAGGTTGGGTCTGATAGTCGTATTTCAATAACCATCTTGTGCGACTTCCCACGTGAGGGGACAGTGCGAGCTCCCGTGTTGATTCTACGTGATGGCCTACTAGCAGTTAAATCAGAAGTGCTATACTTGTATCATCATTTTTCTCCTATCAAATTCCTTGgcaataatattttgatttagtAGAGTAAATTTTGTTTTTTAGTTATTGTTAAATGAGAATGATAACATATCATATATCCTTTAATCTAGATATTTAatttgacttcaaaattagaacaTTGTAATTAATCGAACTAAAATTTAGATAGAGAAAAACTAAGTTCATGAGTAGTCGGCTAGATTCATGTTTGGCCACTCACCTTGTGAATAAAAATTTTCAATTCTATTTGTGCATTTGTATTTGGAATTTATGATTGTGTTGTAATTATAGAGATCTCAAAACCCCTTTGAAGTGATAATTTCATCAAAGCATTATGTTTTGATGGTGTTACAAGAGGCATGTTAGGACCTAAGGCATGTTCCATTAAGTTTTAGCAATCAAAGAGGATCTctttgagaaattttttttattagtttcaaaaaaataatattttaatagtctatgtatatatagtttatttaagatatttaaaaatGCGTAAGCCACATAAAAGGTCAAAAGGGCTATGTAGTAATCAGTGAAGAAGACACTGAATGAGCTACACTATATGGACCAAATTGTGTTAGGCAAGATATCGTAAGCAAGATGTTGCGGTAAACAACCTTGAGCCGTGGCtttggggtcgacgcggctcgaTTCGgatccggatgacggggatctccctgggcggTCCCCGAGACTGTCGAGGCGACCGGTTGCGGTgttcgatcgggacggggtcgccgttccctccgggcaggaactcctcgcctacgCGTCCGGTGGGGACCTTCGACTTCGTACTTGCACAAAGGTCgagtcggggtgctcggcccgacccctccgacgatcaagtcagatgatgtgaagAGGTCTTTTGCGTGTGTTTTCCCCTCTCGCCCCCTCTTTTCGTTCCGAatacgagggtatttatagggaagtttactatttcctgatgtgcccgcttgcaggggacaGGCTGGTAGTGTCTGACATTGGTGTTGGCGTGgtgtgaagaaccgagcctgagcaggCCTTAATGCGCCTCGACTAGCATTCTGGTCCGTTTGATTAGGTGTTATCGCGTCGATCGagacgtgaggcgtcatctgacgtcaaaCGAGtttttatcataattactatcctcaataCACTAATATGATAATTATTAcacaataattttataattattgcataataattttataattattgtaAGATGTCGCAAGCAAGAGTACAAGATATCGTTTTTTTGATGGTGCCATCGCTGGACGTGACACTGAAATGATCCAAGGCGTGACGGATGAGTTCAGGTTATCTGCTAAGCATTCATGAACGGATGATGACAATTGAAGATGCAGACAGCTTCCCATTTGCAAGAAGGAAGTAATTCCTGAGAATTATGAATTAATTCATTTACCTTGACGAAAATTTGATAGAATTCATACACTTTATTTAGACTTCATAGCCATACTTCTATTCTATCTCGAGTCTCTTCAGTAGTTCCAACCTACAGTCCACGGAAGATCTTGTTCCATTTGCAGCGATGGAACGAGGAAGCCATGAGCAAGCTCACGACGTGGCGGTGGTGGTCGTCCCCATCCCGGCGCAGAGCCACCTGGCGCAGCTCCtccacctctccctcctcctctgcGGCCGCCCCGGTGTCTCGGTCCACTACGCCACGTCCCCCACCCACATCCGTCAGGCCAAGTCCAGGCTCCATCCCGCCTGGGGCTCCGGCTCTGTTTCCCAGATCCGTTTCCACGAGCTCCCCATCCCTGCTTTCCCCAGCCCACCTCCCGACCTCAACTCTGCTTCCACCAAGTTTCCCGCCCACTTCCAACCCATGTTCGACGTCTTCGAGCACCTGCGCACCCCGTTGTCCACCCTCCTCCGCTCCCTCTCAACCTCCTCCCACCGCGTCGTCGTCGTGCACGATTCCCTCTCCTCCTTCGTTGCCGCTGAGGCTGCCGCTCTCCACAACGTGGAGTCCTACACCTTCCATTGCGTTCCGGCTCTGTTCCAACTGGTATTCTGTCTCCCGTCGGTCGCTGACGAGCTGAGAAATGGAGGCTTGTCACTCCCTCCCTTGGACGGTATCATGACTGAAGAATTCGGCGTCTTCGCGAGGCGCCAATTGGCAGAGGCCACCGCCGGCGCCGGGACACTGTTCAATACGTGCCGACCGATCGAAGGCGTGTTCATCGACCTTTTCGCTCGGGAACCCGAGCACCGTGACAGGAAGCTTTTCACTGTCGGGCCCCTGAGTCCGATGGCACTCCTCCTCAACGGAGGCGGCCTTCGACAGCCACACGAGTGCTTGGACTGGCTAGACAAGCAAGCGCCGGCCTCGGTCGTTTACGTCTCGTTCGGGACGACGACGTCGATGTCCGAAGAGCAGGTGAAGGAGCTGGCGAACGGACTGTTGCGCAGCGGGCAACGCTTCATCTGGGTGCTCAGAGACGCCGACAGGGCAGACATCTTCACCGCGGAGGATAACGGGAATCCCCGACGGATGAAGCTGCCTCCGGAGTTGGAACATAAGGTGGAAGGAACGGGGATGGTGGTTCGAGGATGGGCGCCGCAGCTGGAGATTCTAGCCCACCCGTCGATGGGGGCGTTCATGAGccactgcgggtggaactcgtGCATGGAGAGCCTGTGCATGGGCGTGCCCATGATCGCATGGCCCATGCACTCTGACCAGCCGACGAACGCCGCGCTAGTGACGGAGCACCTGAAGGTGGGCGTCACGGTCCGGGAGTGGACTCCTCGCGGCGACGAGGTGGTTGGGAGGTCAGACATCGAGGAAGCTATTAAGAGGGTGATGGTTTACGAGGAAGGGAGAGCGACAAGAGCACGAGCAAGGGTTCTGGGCGAAGCTGTTCGAGCGGCGGCCGCCGAGGGAGGAGCATCGCGTGCCGAGTTCGATGCCTTTGTTGCGCACATTACCAGATGATGCTGTTGGTAATTATCTAGATAAACAGTTGTCATGTTTTAAGTATGTTGTAAGTAACCATGATTTAGAAGTTATTAGACAGCTACTATGTCTAAGTGATTGGATGAGGAGACCTAATTATTACTGGGTCATATAAATAAGATAATAATTTATGAAGCAAAGTAGTGTTCTAAATCTTACCTCTTATTTAATATCACTTCGGATTTCTTAATTAAAAGTATTCTCTTTTAATTACATTatagtattctatttttattGTTTCCTTACTTCTCCGTCCTTAATATTTGTGATATGCAATATAACTTTCAACAGTAATTTTATATCTCAACCCATTATTCTCATTTTCTccgataaatattataaattttgaagtatcaagatgaagattaTTTAAATCTTAGAATTTTTTGaacttaatagagaatgaatatacaaatctagtTAAAGAAATGAgagagaattaaaaaaaaaacttaaaaatattattattcattcaacaagctatacATCAAACAATCCTTTCAAGAATTACAATAACGATAACTTTAAAGTAAACTTACTTTAtactttaaaataaattttaaagctTATCGAggatgattacggtaaaacttcaaatccgtaagtttgaaattttattcataaaaagCAATGAATtgatgcaagattttctttcgcactgggtcctataaataggattatagttcatgaagcaaagtAGTATATATTTGAAAATATTTTGTAAGTATTTTAAGTCTTACCTCTTATTTAATactactttaattttttttattaaaatttttttattttaattatattttgtttTATCGTTttcttactctctctctctctctctcttaataatGAGATTTACACTACAAATTGATTGTTCATGATTACAGTATGTTGGGAATATTGTGTGGGATAGTATCGTTGTTTCCTACCGAAACAATCATTGAGACATGTTCGAATATTTCTCCACGGAGAGTAGAACCGTTGAAGCATTCTCAACACCTCTTTAGAGCGGAGTGTATCACTGTTAACGTCGGTCCATTTATGTGAGCATATGTAAAATTACCGGGAAACCCGATCATGGCCTCGCATGGCTTTTGCTTCTCAAATTTACGGTATATGTATTCCTACAcacaggatatatatatatatatatatatatatatatatatatatatatatatatatatatatatacacccgtGGAGTAGGATAGCTAAATGGAGTGCGACGGTTCACCAAATCAGTAACTTCAGTTCAACTAAATTAAATTGGGGCGCAAGCGAACACCCTCCTACTTCGCGTGCACGCGGGCCGCGGGAGTTCGGAGCTCGCGTCGGGGTGACGCCAACCCATCTTGGTTTGCTCAAGGT from the Musa acuminata AAA Group cultivar baxijiao unplaced genomic scaffold, Cavendish_Baxijiao_AAA HiC_scaffold_481, whole genome shotgun sequence genome contains:
- the LOC103984798 gene encoding putative cis-zeatin O-glucosyltransferase yields the protein MERGSHEQAHDVAVVVVPIPAQSHLAQLLHLSLLLCGRPGVSVHYATSPTHIRQAKSRLHPAWGSGSVSQIRFHELPIPAFPSPPPDLNSASTKFPAHFQPMFDVFEHLRTPLSTLLRSLSTSSHRVVVVHDSLSSFVAAEAAALHNVESYTFHCVPALFQLVFCLPSVADELRNGGLSLPPLDGIMTEEFGVFARRQLAEATAGAGTLFNTCRPIEGVFIDLFAREPEHRDRKLFTVGPLSPMALLLNGGGLRQPHECLDWLDKQAPASVVYVSFGTTTSMSEEQVKELANGLLRSGQRFIWVLRDADRADIFTAEDNGNPRRMKLPPELEHKVEGTGMVVRGWAPQLEILAHPSMGAFMSHCGWNSCMESLCMGVPMIAWPMHSDQPTNAALVTEHLKVGVTVREWTPRGDEVVGRSDIEEAIKRVMVYEEGRATRARARVLGEAVRAAAAEGGASRAEFDAFVAHITR